caatatgtttatGTTTGCATCACACTTCAAGAGAAATATTGAACACCATGATAGTACATGCTACAGATCCATGTGCAGATATTTATCTCCTATCAAAGAGGTAGCTGGAACATAATACTGGCTCCAGAGTAAAATCACCACACTCTGTAACAATGGTCCAGAATTATAGCCAGGTTCTTGGTGCCACTAAATTCTCTCATACATCCTCAATCACACAGAATCAACAACAAATCCTTATACACATGTACTGGTCTGAGCATGAGCAATATATAAACAGATTCTTCTATAAGAAACATTGCCTAGGATCTTTCATTCCTAGGATCACTCCTTCCGTTGCCTAGGATCACTCCTATCATTGCCTAGGATCACTCCTTTCGTAGATCCTCCATCTTCTCTAGAAGCTCGTCAGCAGCTTCGGCGTTCTTCACACGGACCAACATGGCCACCGGCTTGTTCTCCTCGTCTTTAGGGCTGATCTTGGGATTCGGCACACACATCATATATACATTGTTTGTTCCCTGTCTCTTTAGAGGAATAGATGGTGACAGGCTGatattcaacaaaatatttcctGAAATCAAATTATTAAGAACTTTCATCAGCAAACTATGGAAGATCTGTTGGTTATAATAGTATTtcattgttgttaaaaaaaattctccatTTGTAAgttgtaaatcatttttaaagatgGAGAAAACTGCATTGTACAAGTTGAACATAATTTATTGGCCAAATTAATCCCTTTACCACTAACAACATTGAATGTACAAGTCATCAGTGTTACATAAGTACATCTACACATTATTCAAGTTGACAGAATACCTAGATTAGTGTCGGCTCTCACTACTAGCTGTGCTTTCCCATCAGGCTTCTTCAAGTGCAGAAAACCAACTCCTTTCTCATTCCATTTCCCATCTCTTTGATAAAACAGTTTGCATCTACAACATATTGTAAATCACATTTTATAAAGATCTTCTCTATGTACGCTTAAATTGTGTAAATGCAATTTGcaatattaaacattatattgaGTACATTTGTATAAGTACCATGTAAATTAGCATTTGGCAATTAGCATTTACAGTCAGCATTCAGCAAAAAAGATGTTTTCATGATACTAAATTGTAGTATTAGTCTTACTAGCTAGTTCTGTATCAAACATAGTGAATATGTTTTGTTATCTTTCAGAATTCTACCCATTGGACAATCGAAGCTAGACACTTACTTCAGTATCAGTATAAGACCCAAAACTTACTTGACAGAATACTGAGAGCCTTCTTCTGCTATTTCTGTGCTCTCTACTTTTGGTGGTTCATATTCTTCCTCTTCtaaaatgcaagaaaaaaattaatgaccAAGCTATAGTTCTATTTATagcatttcatttcatatttgattCTTTCAATGCAACTTACAAAATTTCTAAAGAATAAATTGCATTAATATTCCTAAAGGAGAAATActgcaataaacaaaatatagcTGTATATTTTGCTTTAGAGGGGCATGCTCACAATTTGGTCAAATTTCtacttttaatgtttacaatgcattAGTAATGcctttctaatgatcaaccacaatttgagtgtcagtcaaGGTGTTTAAAGATAGTGAGCTCACAGTGCAAGGTTCCTACTATGTTTtcgtttacattggttcaatatactgataaaaggtttttttcatgctgatttttctatcagctgatttgtttttaacataaataaacagttcctatcGTTTGTCACAtccattttaggtctaaacctGGAATTTTCTTtccaacattcaaaatataaacagaaaCGTGATCTGAGCTTTGTTTACCTAACAAAGAATATGAGCTCTACATTTACCCTATAACTGGATGTCTGTTAGAAATACCTTACTaatgcattgtaaacattaaaaaaaaaatgaataaataaatttgaaacaaaactgtGATCATGCCCCATTAGGAGTTTGaatgttgattttgttttaccaCAATTTTGACTCTGGAGGACTgagcaatatttttatttaaaattaaaaaaaaaaagaatactcaATTATAAACATCGAGCTTTacttaaattatcaaaaatatgaaaaattcccAAACATAACATCAACTTGCCTTGAGTACCTGCGGCATCTGAAGCTCCCGCTGGTCTGCTGAAAAATCCTGGACCAAATGACGAGGAGCCAGGAGCCGAGGTGGATGGGGCAAACGAAAATCCTTTTGTACTGTCACTGTTTGTAGTTCCACTTCCTAAACCAAAGCTGAACGCTGGTTTTGGAACATTACCAGTTCCAGCATTTGTACCAAATGAAAACCCAGTGGCAGAACTGGATTCATTTCCAGATCCAGATTTCAATCCAGATGAGGAGGAAGTGTCTGTAGTTCCACTTTTTCCAAAAGAAAATCCTGATGTTGTAGAACTCTCTTCCTTTTTGCCAAATGAGAATCCTGGTGATCCAGTTTTGTCGTCACTTTTCCCAAAAGTAAATCCAGATGTTGTAGATTTGTCCTCACTTTTGCCAAATGTAAATCCACTATTGGTAGGTTTATCATCACTTTTGCCAAATGTAAATCCAGGTGCTGCAggtttatcttctttttttccaaataCAAATCCAGAAGCTGGCAATTTTTCTTCACTTTTTCCAAATGTGAATCCAGAAGATGGCGACTTCTCATCCTTTTTCCCAAATGAAAATCCAGAAGTAGCAGACTTATCTTCACTTTTGCCAAAGGTGAACCCAGATGTCGTACTGGAGTTGTTAGCCATCCCATTGGATTCAAATTTGAATCCAGATGCTGTAGACTTGTTCTCACCTGATCCGAATGTAAATCCAGAAGTAGATGAAGCTCCTGTAGTAGTCCCACCAGTATTCAACTTAAATCCGGATCCTGTTGTGGCATTCGATACATTATTGCTTCCAAATTTGAAGTCTGGTGTGcctaaaaaaaagaagttagtCACTAACAAATGCATTTCCCACCTGATACCTGATCAATGGccagacttttttttatatatttctgacAAATTTCAAAACACTGAAGTTGCCCATACTGATTAGCAGAAGAAAATATATGCACATGGTCTTGACTCTTGactcaaattgatttttttaaacactgataatttataaatgtccATATAACTGCATCTATACACCACATCCACAAGTAATTAGGTAAGTACCTGCACTGGTAGTCTGTGAGTTGGATGCTCCTGCCCCTGGTTTGCTGGTCTGACAGGCCACACACTTACTGACATCCCCTTTATTCTGTATCATACATGTGTCACAGGTCCAACTACCAGGAGCTGGCTTAAACAGGGTGGACAAACTAGGCTGGGTCTCCTTGCTGCCTAAAGCAGGAGCTGGAAAAACAACCCATTAAATCTGAATATTACTGTTGTCTTTTCACGATCCCATCTTTAACTAAATTTCATCAAGGTttaataaatgcatatatacGTAAGCTACTAAAATCATTTTTCAGAAATAatcaaaaaaggtttttaaaagaTGTCACACACTCCCCATCTACGTGAGGGTAAAATTTGTACATGGTACTAAGCAGACAAGCAAGAAGTTGCCAAGATAATGAGCAGACGTGGCAGTGTCTTTCTCTGTTTAGGGTACTTTGACCTAGTGACCTTCAATGTAATATGGGTCCTCTATTCTTAGAGGAGTACAAGTTGACCCCTTTTGATGTATATAAAGCAAAGGGTtctcaaaatattcaaacaatatttttctataCCTAGAGAAGTTGGACTCTTGACACTGCATTTCAAagtaatcaaataaaatgtaagtACCTGCACTAGTAGCCTGTGAGTTGGAAGCTCCTGCCCCTGGCTTGCTGGTCTGACAGGCCACACACTTACTGATATCCCCTTTGTTCTGTATCATACATGTGTCACAGGTCCAACTACCAGGAGCCGGCTTAAACAGGGTGGACAAACTAGGCTGGGTCTCCTTGCTGCCTAAAGCAGGAgctggaaaaaaaacaacaaacatttAACCCTATTCATGGCAAATTTCTtctatgtaaatgtaatatCTCTTTAAATTCAAAAGACTTATATGTTATCAACtaatattttcaaactgttATTGGTGGATGTGATAATTGCCTATTATAGCTCGGAATCTCAatccccccccaaaaaaaaaaattaacaaaaaacaatttaaaaaaaaaactggtccTTTATCATAAAAGACATTTCACAGTACAAATTGGAATGTTAAATTTGAAGCAATATCTGACCTGCACTGGTAGTCTGTGAGTTGGAAGCTCCTGCCCCTGGCTTGCTGGTCTGACAGGCCACACACTTACTGATATCCCCTTTGTTCTGTATCATACATGTGTCACAGGTCCAACTACCAGGTGCTGGCTTAAACAGGGTGGACAAACTAGGCTGGGTCTCCTTGCTGCCTAAAGCAGGAGCTGGAAAAAACATATGttgttcattaaaaatataaatgttgacaATGCTATAAGAAATATGTTCCACTCTGAAAATCAGACCACTGAATACTTTCTCAAACTTATTGCTGCAATCCTACTGTCTAcagatttattcatttttaacaactctttaattttatataaattttctaACCAgattttttctcagaattgtcTGTCGTTTGACTCTTTGCTTGACTGGCACCAGACTTGTATgcctcaatggtttttatgtgTTTCTCATAGTCTGTGAAAATTGGAGTCAGGATGCAGTAGGGATTTTTCTCCACATGTTGCTTAATCCAGGCCAGCACACTTTCATTTAGACTCCTCAGGCTTGACATATAAGTGGCTTGTTCAGAGTCATTTTCCTTTTTCTTCTCGACCCCTTTTTTCTCTGGGGTTCCATTCACTTCTGTCACACTGCTCAGTGAAGGCTTCTCTGGCTTTCCGTTAGTGAAGGATTTGACGTTGGCACTAAATGGTGTGCTGGTCTGTGTGGGTTTAAAAGAAAATCCACCAAAACCAGAAAAGGAGGAAGTTTTACCACCAGCACCctaataaataaaagttaaaatcaaaatatgtaatCAACAATAAATAATAGGTTACAGGTAACACTGTTCGGATAATGGTAAAATAAATTCTGGTCGTCATACTCATTTACTCTCCCTAAAGTACAGCCTTATCTCCCTTAATCAACCATTTATCCTGTGATGGAGATAAATCTGTGCatgaattatacatttatttcccCCATACCTTCTTGAATTTTTATGTTTCTACGCATActgatttcaatttcaattgaaaaattttcatgaGATTGGGTTTGAAAAATGTGACCTCAATCATAAATACAGATAAACCATCACCcacataaaacatatattttacaatgcaagttatatttgatttattgagCAGACATGTCCTACATAAAACATATCACAAAAATAACACTGAAGTCTTAATAAATCTGTTTCAAGTACATTCTGAAGCCAAAGTaggaaaaatctaaaatatgcATAGTTTATCACAGGAGTATAACGTAAcacatttttcaacattatatttaatttttgggCTGCTGATGTCTCActgataaataaaattcaacttGAAAGTAAGAACAAGTCAAAAGAATTACCAGTGAGGCTCCGCTCCTTTTTGCTGTCTTAATTTGACGTCTTTGTAATTCAGATTTTGTAGCTACTGCAAATGTTCCAGCCTAAGGAAAGAAAtggaaaattattaatttataatgaataattcttaaaaatctatcattttaagcatttttcacaATAGAAAGCTGCTTAAATACAACAGATCTAAAACCTAAGAATGAAAAACCCTTTCAGAGTTGTTCAAGTGATATGCAAGTCTTTGAATATCTCAAGGAGAGGttgtttaatttcaaaacttCTTCACAGCTTCCTCTTTcagtttcttttaaattaaagcaatgcatcacaatttaattactctacattaatttttttatttgcagtataagttaaaaattgtataatggACACAAGTTATGTTCATGGTAAACCTTTGTGAAGAACATTGGATATTTACTTCATCAAGACTATCTGAATATTCCAAAACAACAAATTATACACAGAAGTGATATTACATTCCTCTTGTGAATGATTTACTCATACATCTCCTTATGACCAGTCATGATCAAGTCGTATTAAATGgacgtacatgtattagtacCCAATATGAACATCGGCAGATTGAATGAATTTtaacccttattcatgttttcatttagttgcaatgtatcgtgatatgtatcgtatcgcatctcatgtatcatgatatgtaccgaatcggctaagtaaagaatcgtcccagccctaacttttaattactttaagaaatgtaattaaatacatttcaatGATACTTTTAATATCTTAAGTTAAGAATAGATACATGCAAACAGCATTGAGACACACAAAAAATTTTTTATGGTAATGTCTTTAAAGGTTTGCAttcattttaatcattatttttagattttaaaatttctattttagaataatatataaacataatgGGTACTAAATCCAGTGTCATTCGGTTCATGTTTGGTTCATAACAAGACTTTTAATACTAAATTTATATTCAATACATTTGTTCTTGTGTATGAGAGTGCTTCAGGCCTGAACAAATTAGACCTTTTCTAGAGACTAAAGCTTTATTAAGCTTTCCAATTTTAATTGTGTGAAACGTTTCCTATAAATATTAAAGAGAATGATGCTTGGAATTGGTTTCCTCGTTGACATATCTAAATATTATACCTCCTCAACGTCATCTTCTTGGTCCCAGTTTCTATCAGTTAGTTCTCTTTCAGCAACACGTTTTGCCATTTTTCCCTATTATCAACAACCTATAAAAGTGAAAGAAAACTACGTCATAAAGTatctggaataaaaaaaattgttttgaatttgtaacGATTatgagaaatttaaaaaatacctatATCTGTAGCGTAACTGTGTTGTTTTCGCCTTTAAACCTGTCTTTTTAGTCAGTTCAAAGAACTCAGCACATGGGGGCTGACATTTTGAACTACTTTACAAGTGGCGGATGTATTATTGCGCACAGGGGTTCGTTTGCTGTTTGTCGGCCATGATAtttcatattgaaatatttaattactTAGGTTATCATAGACTAAAAAAAATGTCCGATTTAAGTAGAAACTATGAATGCTTCGGGAAGGATTATGTTTTTCAATATCATGGTGTAGGTAAAATGTGAAAACCATACCGAGCCGATCTCGTCCGATGTCGCGGCAACCACAGATTCACGAATGGTCGTAAATATATTCGAAGGAATTTTTCAccaaaaataatacttttattGACCTCTTGAGACTCATAAGACCAAACTCTAATTTAGACACCCCAAGATAAAGTATAAAAGAAATGCAATTAACATACATGAAATTTAAGAAGAAATATCTGTCTAGAACTAAGAAACAACTGAATAGTTTTTTGGAAACCACGGAAATGACACCATAGAAAAATATCAGAATATATTCAGAGACATGTACCTATACAGAAATTGCAAAcattatttagttttaaaaataacaaaaggaAAGAATGGCTGTCTAGTGGTCATGACGTGGAAACGTATAGCAGAGAGGAAAAGATTTAAACAGAAATTGTACTCTATCAAAAAAAACTAGTCTGAACAAGAAGATCCGAGAGCAAAATGAGGTAGACAAAAACACCCcaaaataagagaaaaaaaaccacgagaaaatttaaacagaaaacCAGACAGACAGCACCaggtcaggcacgtagcatcgtttttgaaaggagggggggggggggcgactcatccaaaaaatcttgacaagcaaaaaaaaaaagggggggggggggagattaAAGGTTACTTTCAAtaatcctgaaaatcctaatccgtgagggtgggggggggggggggggtatacttttcacttcaatttcactgtttatttccttactttcaattcaatttttacatggtcacagaaaagtgggggggggggcaactccatgttaattcaattttttgtatgtaaatttaataaaattctttgctgcgcaaaaaagtggggggagggggacAGGCCCCCCTGCCACCCCCCGTGCTACGTGCCTGCCAGGTAGAGCTAGGGAAGCTATAAATAAGACTTTATACACAGCATCACGAATCAAATATGTGAAATATGTGGTAAATTTCAGTGGAAGTATACAAAGATGAGAATAACGAAATATTTCATAAGGTAAAGGATCAAGTCGAGAGATAGAAAGAACACTTCTATTCTGTACttaatcagagacataaataacatgttatttatgtctctgactTAATTGAGAAAATTCTAAAACACAACATATATTGAAACGGAACAACCAACAGGACGAAATAAAGATTCTTCAGAAAAATCAGAAGAGGAGATCAGAGGAtctaataacaaattatttaagacaAAAGAAGCAGCTTGCTTACTTGCTTAAGTTTTCTACTCCAGAGAGAAGCATATGCAACTGCTAAATACATTAGGATAAAcagcaagggggggggggggaaagcATCCCTGTCTTACACCTATGGCAATGTCGAAAGATCCTGTTAGTTTTCTTTCGTGCATTTATATGCAACTTTGCATTCTAGTGA
This genomic window from Magallana gigas chromosome 5, xbMagGiga1.1, whole genome shotgun sequence contains:
- the LOC105322206 gene encoding nuclear pore complex protein Nup50 isoform X2, translated to MAKRVAERELTDRNWDQEDDVEEAGTFAVATKSELQRRQIKTAKRSGASLGAGGKTSSFSGFGGFSFKPTQTSTPFSANVKSFTNGKPEKPSLSSVTEVNGTPEKKGVEKKKENDSEQATYMSSLRSLNESVLAWIKQHVEKNPYCILTPIFTDYEKHIKTIEAYKSGASQAKSQTTDNSEKKSAPALGSKETQPSLSTLFKPAPGSWTCDTCMIQNKGDISKCVACQTSKPGAGASNSQTTSAAPALGSKETQPSLSTLFKPAPGSWTCDTCMIQNKGDISKCVACQTSKPGAGASNSQATSAGTPDFKFGSNNVSNATTGSGFKLNTGGTTTGASSTSGFTFGSGENKSTASGFKFESNGMANNSSTTSGFTFGKSEDKSATSGFSFGKKDEKSPSSGFTFGKSEEKLPASGFVFGKKEDKPAAPGFTFGKSDDKPTNSGFTFGKSEDKSTTSGFTFGKSDDKTGSPGFSFGKKEESSTTSGFSFGKSGTTDTSSSSGLKSGSGNESSSATGFSFGTNAGTGNVPKPAFSFGLGSGTTNSDSTKGFSFAPSTSAPGSSSFGPGFFSRPAGASDAAGTQEEEEYEPPKVESTEIAEEGSQYSVKCKLFYQRDGKWNEKGVGFLHLKKPDGKAQLVVRADTNLGNILLNISLSPSIPLKRQGTNNVYMMCVPNPKISPKDEENKPVAMLVRVKNAEAADELLEKMEDLRKE
- the LOC105322206 gene encoding nuclear pore complex protein Nup50 isoform X3, which gives rise to MAKRVAERELTDRNWDQEDDVEEAGTFAVATKSELQRRQIKTAKRSGASLGAGGKTSSFSGFGGFSFKPTQTSTPFSANVKSFTNGKPEKPSLSSVTEVNGTPEKKGVEKKKENDSEQATYMSSLRSLNESVLAWIKQHVEKNPYCILTPIFTDYEKHIKTIEAYKSGASQAKSQTTDNSEKKSAPALGSKETQPSLSTLFKPAPGSWTCDTCMIQNKGDISKCVACQTSKPGAGASNSQATSAAPALGSKETQPSLSTLFKPAPGSWTCDTCMIQNKGDVSKCVACQTSKPGAGASNSQTTSAGTPDFKFGSNNVSNATTGSGFKLNTGGTTTGASSTSGFTFGSGENKSTASGFKFESNGMANNSSTTSGFTFGKSEDKSATSGFSFGKKDEKSPSSGFTFGKSEEKLPASGFVFGKKEDKPAAPGFTFGKSDDKPTNSGFTFGKSEDKSTTSGFTFGKSDDKTGSPGFSFGKKEESSTTSGFSFGKSGTTDTSSSSGLKSGSGNESSSATGFSFGTNAGTGNVPKPAFSFGLGSGTTNSDSTKGFSFAPSTSAPGSSSFGPGFFSRPAGASDAAGTQEEEEYEPPKVESTEIAEEGSQYSVKCKLFYQRDGKWNEKGVGFLHLKKPDGKAQLVVRADTNLGNILLNISLSPSIPLKRQGTNNVYMMCVPNPKISPKDEENKPVAMLVRVKNAEAADELLEKMEDLRKE
- the LOC105322206 gene encoding nuclear pore complex protein Nup50 isoform X1, whose protein sequence is MAKRVAERELTDRNWDQEDDVEEAGTFAVATKSELQRRQIKTAKRSGASLGAGGKTSSFSGFGGFSFKPTQTSTPFSANVKSFTNGKPEKPSLSSVTEVNGTPEKKGVEKKKENDSEQATYMSSLRSLNESVLAWIKQHVEKNPYCILTPIFTDYEKHIKTIEAYKSGASQAKSQTTDNSEKKSAPALGSKETQPSLSTLFKPAPGSWTCDTCMIQNKGDISKCVACQTSKPGAGASNSQTTSAAPALGSKETQPSLSTLFKPAPGSWTCDTCMIQNKGDISKCVACQTSKPGAGASNSQATSAAPALGSKETQPSLSTLFKPAPGSWTCDTCMIQNKGDVSKCVACQTSKPGAGASNSQTTSAGTPDFKFGSNNVSNATTGSGFKLNTGGTTTGASSTSGFTFGSGENKSTASGFKFESNGMANNSSTTSGFTFGKSEDKSATSGFSFGKKDEKSPSSGFTFGKSEEKLPASGFVFGKKEDKPAAPGFTFGKSDDKPTNSGFTFGKSEDKSTTSGFTFGKSDDKTGSPGFSFGKKEESSTTSGFSFGKSGTTDTSSSSGLKSGSGNESSSATGFSFGTNAGTGNVPKPAFSFGLGSGTTNSDSTKGFSFAPSTSAPGSSSFGPGFFSRPAGASDAAGTQEEEEYEPPKVESTEIAEEGSQYSVKCKLFYQRDGKWNEKGVGFLHLKKPDGKAQLVVRADTNLGNILLNISLSPSIPLKRQGTNNVYMMCVPNPKISPKDEENKPVAMLVRVKNAEAADELLEKMEDLRKE
- the LOC105322206 gene encoding nuclear pore complex protein Nup50 isoform X5, whose product is MAKRVAERELTDRNWDQEDDVEEAGTFAVATKSELQRRQIKTAKRSGASLGAGGKTSSFSGFGGFSFKPTQTSTPFSANVKSFTNGKPEKPSLSSVTEVNGTPEKKGVEKKKENDSEQATYMSSLRSLNESVLAWIKQHVEKNPYCILTPIFTDYEKHIKTIEAYKSGASQAKSQTTDNSEKKSAPALGSKETQPSLSTLFKPAPGSWTCDTCMIQNKGDVSKCVACQTSKPGAGASNSQTTSAGTPDFKFGSNNVSNATTGSGFKLNTGGTTTGASSTSGFTFGSGENKSTASGFKFESNGMANNSSTTSGFTFGKSEDKSATSGFSFGKKDEKSPSSGFTFGKSEEKLPASGFVFGKKEDKPAAPGFTFGKSDDKPTNSGFTFGKSEDKSTTSGFTFGKSDDKTGSPGFSFGKKEESSTTSGFSFGKSGTTDTSSSSGLKSGSGNESSSATGFSFGTNAGTGNVPKPAFSFGLGSGTTNSDSTKGFSFAPSTSAPGSSSFGPGFFSRPAGASDAAGTQEEEEYEPPKVESTEIAEEGSQYSVKCKLFYQRDGKWNEKGVGFLHLKKPDGKAQLVVRADTNLGNILLNISLSPSIPLKRQGTNNVYMMCVPNPKISPKDEENKPVAMLVRVKNAEAADELLEKMEDLRKE
- the LOC105322206 gene encoding nuclear pore complex protein Nup50 isoform X4, whose product is MAKRVAERELTDRNWDQEDDVEEAGTFAVATKSELQRRQIKTAKRSGASLGAGGKTSSFSGFGGFSFKPTQTSTPFSANVKSFTNGKPEKPSLSSVTEVNGTPEKKGVEKKKENDSEQATYMSSLRSLNESVLAWIKQHVEKNPYCILTPIFTDYEKHIKTIEAYKSGASQAKSQTTDNSEKKSAPALGSKETQPSLSTLFKPAPGSWTCDTCMIQNKGDISKCVACQTSKPGAGASNSQTTSAGTPDFKFGSNNVSNATTGSGFKLNTGGTTTGASSTSGFTFGSGENKSTASGFKFESNGMANNSSTTSGFTFGKSEDKSATSGFSFGKKDEKSPSSGFTFGKSEEKLPASGFVFGKKEDKPAAPGFTFGKSDDKPTNSGFTFGKSEDKSTTSGFTFGKSDDKTGSPGFSFGKKEESSTTSGFSFGKSGTTDTSSSSGLKSGSGNESSSATGFSFGTNAGTGNVPKPAFSFGLGSGTTNSDSTKGFSFAPSTSAPGSSSFGPGFFSRPAGASDAAGTQEEEEYEPPKVESTEIAEEGSQYSVKCKLFYQRDGKWNEKGVGFLHLKKPDGKAQLVVRADTNLGNILLNISLSPSIPLKRQGTNNVYMMCVPNPKISPKDEENKPVAMLVRVKNAEAADELLEKMEDLRKE